One stretch of Oryzias latipes chromosome 7, ASM223467v1 DNA includes these proteins:
- the LOC111946306 gene encoding rhodopsin-like produces the protein MNGTEGPDFYVPMSNRTGLVRSPFEYPQYYLAEPWKYSLLAAYMLFLIITAFPINFLTLHVTVKHKKLRNPLNYVLLNLAVADLFMIVGGFTVTLYTALHGYFILGVTGCNVEGFFATLGGEIALWSLVVLAIERYVVVCKPMTNFRFEEKHAIAGLAFSWVMALTCAAPPLFGWSRYIPEGMQCSCGIDYYTPKPEINNTSFVIYMFVLHFSIPLFIIFFCYSRLLCTVRAVGTPLSMQY, from the exons ATGAATGGCACCGAGGGACCTGACTTTTATGTCCCCATGTCTAATAGGACAGGGTTGGTGCGAAGCCCATTTGAGTATCCTCAGTACTATCTGGCGGAGCCCTGGAAATACTCGCTTCTAGCTGCATATATGCTGTTCCTCATCATCACCGCCTTTCCTATTAACTTCCTCACCCTCCATGTCACTGTCAAGCACAAAAAGCTGAGAAACCCACTGAACTACGTTCTGCTCAACCTGGCGGTGGCTGACCTTTTTATGATAGTGGGAGGATTCACCGTCACTCTCTACACAGCCCTGCATGGATACTTCATCTTGGGCGTCACCGGCTGCAACGTTGAAGGCTTCTTTGCCACTCTGGGAG GAGAGATCGCACTCTGGTCTCTGGTGGTCTTGGCAATTGAGCGTTACGTTGTGGTTTGTAAGCCAATGACCAACTTCCGCTTTGAGGAAAAACATGCCATTGCTGGCCTGGCGTTCTCCTGGGTTATGGCCCTGACCTGTGCAGCCCCCCCTCTGTTCGGATGGTCCCG GTACATCCCAGAGGGAATGCAGTGTTCCTGTGGGATTGACTACTATACTCCCAAGCCTGAGATCAACAACACCTCATTTGTCATCTATATGTTCGTCCTCCACTTCAGTATCCcactcttcatcatcttcttctGCTACAGCCGCCTGCTCTGCACCGTGCGAGCGGTAGGAACACCTCTGTCAATGCAGTATTAA
- the LOC101171489 gene encoding rhodopsin — protein MLPKGNNCVQAAALQQESETTQRAEREVTRMVIVMVISFLVCWVPYATVAWYIFANQGTEFGPVFMTVPAFFAKSAALYNPVIYILLNRQFRNCMITTVCCGKNPFGEDDAGAVSKTQTSSVSSSQVAPA, from the exons ATGCTTCCTAAAGGTAATAACTGTGTTCAGGCCGCAGCGCTGCAGCAGGAGTCTGAAACCACCCAGAGGGCAGAGAGGGAGGTGACCCGCATGGTCATAGTCATGGTGATCTCCTTCCTGGTGTGCTGGGTGCCCTATGCGACTGTGGCGTGGTACATCTTTGCCAATCAGGGTACAGAGTTTGGACCTGTGTTCATGACAGTTCCTGCCTTTTTTGCAAAAAGCGCAGCTTTGTACAACCCGGTCATCTACATTCTTCTCAACAGACAG TTCAGAAACTGCATGATCACCACAGTGTGCTGTGGAAAAAATCCGTTTGGAGAGGATGATGCCGGCGCTGTCTCCAAAACCCAGACTTCATCTGTCTCTTCCAGCCAGGTGGCTCCTGCTTGA